In Hahella sp. HNIBRBA332, the genomic window TCCTCCATCATGCTCACGATGCGTTTCACCTGACTGCGCGTATCTTTGGCGGTTTTCGCCAAATCTTTCAGACGACGAATCTGGTGCTCCAGCAACTGCTTTTGCTCAATGGTGTGCTGCAATATCGGCAATAGCGCCTCTTGAGGCCAACGGTCCGTTTCTTTGTGGATTTCTTCGTACAGGCGACGGGCCTCGCTGACAATAACAGTGAAGAAGCGCTTCACCACTACAGTCTGTTCGGAAACCAGAGTGCGCGGGTTGCGGCGGAATTTATCCGCGCGCATCTTCAGTCCTTCCAGTTCTCGGATTTGCCGGGTAATGGTGAAGGGCGCGGGCCTCAGATGACTTGAGCGTGAATCATTGGCGTAGCGCTGGTAGATGGAGCCTACCATCTTCTGAGCCAGTCTGGCCTCATGGTTGAGGTTGCTGATGTCGTTTTCGATTGCATGGAAGAAGCCGGCCATGGCTCGGCCCATGCCAATCGTCGTCCAGCTGTTGATCAGCTCATCGCGAGTCTTTTTGGCGTGGGATTCGAAATGCTCCAGATTCACCAGATTGTTCAGAATCATCGCTTGTGACTTCATCAGACGGCGACTGGAGCGCAGCGTAAACAGCTTTTTGTAATAAAAGTTGTAGTCGTCCTGAGTCTTGTCAGTCAGCTCACGCAGGAAATCCGCGCTGACGCCCTTACTTTCATACTCCTCCAGCTTTTCCTGATAAGTAGCGTAACGGGACTGCAGGATGGCCTGGCTGGTTTGCAGCATGCCTAGTACGTCGTTCACGACATTATGGGTGATCAGCCGCTCTTTCTGTCCCAGAATGCGGTCGGTAAGCAGGGCCTCCAAGTCGTCGAGGCGGCTGCTGCGCAGCTTCTGCTCATCGCCCTTGATACGTCCGACCAACGCCTGCTTGGCGGAGAGCAACAGCACTTCTTCTGGCTTAAGGCCCAGTTGGTCGGCGGTTTTAGCCTGTACCTTGGCGATGGCCTTGTTGGTGTGCTCTTCGCCCTGAATATCGTCCCAGAGTACGTCGATCTTGTTGAGCACCGCAAAACGACCGGCGCGGTGATCAGAGTGTTCGGTGAAGATGTGATTGGTCCAGATCTCCATATCGCTGGCGGTAACGCCAGTGTCCGCGCCGAGCATAAAGATCACGGCGTGGGCGTTGGGAATCATGCTGACGGTCAGCTCCGGCTCGGAGCCCAAGGCGTTGAGGCCAGGGGTGTCCAGTATGCGGAGCCCCTGTTGCAGCATGGGGTTTTCCAGACTGATCAACGCATGGCGCCAAGCGGGAATAATCGCCATGCCCGGATGGCTGGGGTCGCGCTCCAATGAGCCCAGCTCAAAGCCCAGACGGCGGGCTTCTTCAAAACTGACTGTTCGCGTGCGCGCCACTTGGTCCAGCGACTCGCGCATGGATTCCGGCGTCGTCATGTCCAGAGGGTAATAAACCCAGTGCTCCTGGCTGCGTTTGTAGTCCGCCAGGGACTTTTCTTCGCTACGGGTCTCTATAGGAAGCAGCTTAAGGTAAGAGCCGCCATCGCGGTCATAGAACAGCTCGGTAGGACACATGGTGGTGCGCCCGGCCTGGGAAGGCAGCATGCGCTGGCCGAACTCGGCGAAAAACAGAGCGTTGATCAGTTCGGTCTTACCACGGGAAAACTCGCCGACGAATGCGATGGTGAGGTTGTCCTCATGGAGTAACTGAGCGCAGCGCTGCAGTTTCAGCTCCAGATCGTCGGAGTTCAGCTGATTGGTGCGCAGCCAGCTTTGATAATGGGCGATCTCCCGGATCAGGGTGTTCTTCCACTGGTGGTAGGCTTCGACGTGATAACTTAGTCCACTGCTCATATTGTTGTTTCTCGCTCTGACCCTAAGGTTGCCATTATATGGGATTCCGTTGGCGCTGCTGTGTCCGTGTTGGCGACTGCGAATGATGAAAATTTGTTCAGGTTCGATTTTGTATCGGGTAGCTTTGGAAAATCAAGCGTTTATATTGCGAAAAGGACATCAAACCGTCATGTAACGGTTTGTTATCATATATAGGGTTTTAGTAGCTTTGGGACGTCCGTCAAGTTTTGCACGCGAATACGCTTTTGACGGCTGCTTTCACCGGCGAGAATGTGTACATCTTGTTGCTTGACGCCGCAGACTTTGGCGAGAAAACGGATAAGCTGCTGATTGGCTCTACCATCGATAGGCGGGGCGCTTATTTTGATTTTCAGCGCGTCGCCATGCATGCCGACAATCTCATCTTTTTTAGCTCCAGGCTGTAAATGACACTGCAGAATGAGCGTTTGCTCATCCTGCAGGTTGACGCAGCGGGAAGCAGCTGGATCAGGCAATGGACAACGCCCGGCCGATCACGAACAGCAGCAGCAACACCACCATGGGGGAAAGATCCAGCCCGCCGATGGGAGGCATGATTTTACGTACCGGACGCATCAAAGGCTCGGTGATCTGATGGACAAGTTGAGCGCCTGGGTGATAACTGCCCGGAGCCACCCAGCTGATAATGACCATGATGAAGATGGCGAACTGATAAATGTTAATAACGCACTTGATCATCAGCAACACCGCCTTGGTCACGATGAGCCCCAGAAGTGGAAGTATGTGGCTCATAGGGGTCAGACTGACCAAGATGATTAACAGTATGGACAAAAGCAGCGCCAGCGCCAGCGAGGCGAAATCCAGACCTCTCCAGCCGGGAATGACTTTTCTGAGCGGCAGCAGCAACGGGTTGGTGGCCTTAACCACGAACTGGCTGATCGGGTTGTAGAAATCCGCCCGGGATACTTGGAGGATAAACCGCATCAGCACCACGCTTATGTAGAACATGCCGATGAAATATGTGACTTCTAACAAAATTTGTAACATAGGCTTTATATCCGTCTGGAAGTTGCTCTAGCCGCCTGCAAGAAAAAACAATTCACTCACGACCGTCAAGAAGATTATTCCGGCGCGCGTTCACCGCTCAATTCATAAGACCTCTCCCAAGCCTTGCGGATAGCGGTTTTCACCATCGCTTTCATATCCTGTTCCTCAAAGCTTTTGATCGCTTGCTCCGTCGTGCCGCCGGGTGACATGACGCGTTTTTTCAGTTGCGCGGGACCTTCATCGCTGCGAGTCGCCAATTCAGCGGCGCCGCGCATGGTTTGAATCGCCAGTGTCCGGGCGCTGGCTGGATCCAGACCTAGTGAGGCTGCAGCTTCTTCCATCGCTTCCATAAACATGAAGCAATAGGCGGGACCGCTGCCAGACAAGGCCGTGACGGTGTGGATGTCCTCTTGCTTCGATGTCCAGGCGACAATGCCGACTGCGCTGAACAGGTTGTCCGCAATCTTCCGCTGCGCTTCGCTGACGCGCGGGTTAGCGTACAGCCCACTGGCGCCCAGGTGCACTTGGGCCGGCGTATTTGGCATGCAGCGCACCACAGGCAGGTCGCCTCCCAGCCAGGTTTCAATTTGTTCGCAGGAAACGCCTGCGGCGATGCTGACGATTAGTGGGCGGCGCTGCTGCACGGCATTCGCCAGTCCCTCGCAAACCGCCTGCATGACCTGTGGCTTTACACACAGGATCAGCGCATCGCAGTCCGCCATGAATTTCTGGTTATCCGTGCTGGTCGGGATACCGAACGCGTCTGCGGCTTCTTTCAACTCATGCTCGGCAGGAGCCGTTGCGGCCAGTCGGCTCGCCGGGTAGCCGTTGGCTATCAGGCCGCCAAGTATCGCGCGGGCCATGTTGCCGGCGCCGATAAAAGTAAGCTGTGGGTGTTCTTTCATAGTGTTCTCTTTGCGGATACGACTATCGCCAACTGTCTTAATAATGTTTGTGGCGGCTGATTTAAAGTACAGGCGGAAAAAAACCGCTGATTTCGCTGCATTTTATTAGTTTCTGGCGCCAAAGATTGCTGAGCCGATGCGAACGATGGTGGAGCCTGCTGCAATCGCGGCTTCCATGTCATCGGACATGCCCATGGACAAGGTGTCTACGCTATCGAACCGGGTTTGCAGCGCAGCGAAATGGCGATTCAATTCCCTGAAGGTGGCGGCCAGCGCCTCTTCTCCTTGAGACGGATCAGGAATGCACATCAGACCTCTCAGGCGCAGGCCAGGCAGAGTGCTGACAATCTCCGCCAAAGGCGCAATCTCATCTGGCGACACGCCAGACTTGCTGCTTTCATCATTAATATTGACCTGAATGCAGACGTTCAGCGGGGGCGCGCCCTCCGGTCGCTGCTCTGACAGACGGCGGGCGATTTTTTCCCTGTCCACGGTATGCACCCATTGGAACAACTCTGCTACTGGGCGCGTTTTATTGGACTGCAATGGGCCGATGAAATGCCAAGTGATAGCGAGGTCGCTTAACTGAGCGATTTTATCCTGGGATTCTTGTAGGTAGTTTTCGCCAAAATCTCTGAGCCCCGCGTCGTACGCGGCCCGAATGGCATCGGCCGGCTTGGTTTTACTGACTGCGAGCAACGTCACGGAATCCGCCGGCCGGGCCGCGGATTTTGTTGCATTTTGTATTCTTTGGCTTACTGTTTTGATGTTGTCTGCTATGCTGAACATATTATTTCTATCAATAGCTTAGGCTGCGTCGAAACGCGCAGATTGTAACCAACCCGCCGACAAAATTCAGTTCCTTCCGTCGTCGTGGGGAGGTGGCGCTGTTTGAGGGCCGCCGGAAGGCTGCATGTCATTATAAGGTTCAAAACGGGGATTCCTAATGGACATTACCGAGTTGCTTGCGTTTTCTGCTAAGCAGGGCGCTTCCGACTTACACCTATCTGCCGGGTTGCCTCCCATGATACGCGTCGACGGGGATGTCAGGCGAATTAACCTGCCCGCGATGGAGCATAAAGAAGTACACGCGCTGATTTACGATATTATGAACGATAAACAGCGTAAGGATTTCGAAGAGTTTCTGGAGACGGACTTCTCGTTCGAAGTTCCCGGTGTCGCCCGTTTCCGGGTTAACGCCTTTAACCAGAACCGCGGCGCTGGCGCCGTATTCCGGACTATCCCCTCCAAAGTGCTGACAATGGAAGACTTGGGAATGGGGCAGGTGTTCAAGGATATCGCCCTGAAGCCTCGCGGACTCTGTCTGGTCACCGGACCGACCGGTTCCGGTAAGAGTACGACGCTGGCGGCGATGATCGACTTTATCAACGATACCCGTTACGACCACATCCTCACTATCGAAGACCCTATCGAGTTCGTGCATGAAAGTAAGAAATGTCTGGTGAACCAGCGTGAAGTACACCGTGACACGCTTGGGTTCAGTGAAGCGCTGCGTTCAGCTTTGCGGGAAGATCCGGACATTATCCTGGTTGGTGAGATGCGGGACTTGGAAACCATCCGTTTGGCGTTGACCGCTGCGGAAACCGGGCACTTGGTATTCGGCACCCTGCATACCACCTCCGCCGCGAAAACCATTGACCGGGTGGTCGACGTGTTTCCTGCGGAAGAAAAAGCCATGGTAAGATCAATGCTCTCCGAATCGTTACAGGCGGTCGTCTCGCAGACTCTTCTGAAGAAGGTCGGCGGCGGTCGTGTGGCGGCCCATGAAATCATGATCGGCACGCCAGCGATTCGTAACCTGATACGCGAAGACAAAGTCGCCCAGATGTATTCGTCTATCCAGACCGGCGCCGCGTTGGGTATGCAGACACTTGACCAGTGTCTGCACAATTTGATTTCTAAAGGGCTGATCAGCCGCGAAGCCGCGCGCGAAAAAGCCAAAATGCCGGAGAATTTCTGACGCCGCGACCTTATCCCGGTTTATGCCGGTCGCTGTAGCGTTATTACCATTGGGGTGTTGTGATGGATTTCGACAAGCTGTTAAAAATTATGGTGGAAAAGGGGGCTTCGGACCTCTTTATCACAGCTGGGGTGCCGCCCAGCATCAAAGTTCACGGCCGCATGGTGCCTATCACCAAGTCGCCGCTGTCCCCTGAACAGACACGGGAAACCGTGTTTTCCATAATGTCGGAAAAGCAGCGTGCGGATTTTGAAGTCGCGCATGAGTGCAACTTTGCAATCAGCGCCCGCGGCATTGGCCGTTTCCGGGTCAGCGCCTTTTATCAGCGCAACCTGTGCGGGATGGTGTTGCGTCGAATTGAGACCAACATTCCGAAACTGGACGACCTGCATCTGCCGGAGGTTATCAAGTCTCTGTCTATGACCAAGCGGGGCCTGATTATCTTCGTCGGCGCCACCGGCACCGGTAAGTCCACGTCGTTGGCGGCGATGATCGGCCACCGGAATCGCAACAGCAAAGGCCACATCATTTCCATCGAGGACCCTATCGAATATATCCATCAGCACCACGGCTGCATTATTACGCAGCGGGAAGTGGGACTGGATACGGAGTCGTTCGAAGTGGCTCTGAAGAACACGCTGCGGCAGGCTCCCGACGTTATCATGATCGGGGAGGTGCGCTCTGCCGATACCATGGAATATGCGGTGACCTTCGCGGAAACCGGTCATTTGTGTTTGGCGACATTGCACGCCAACAACGCCAACCAGGCGCTGGACCGGATCATCAACTTCTTCCCGCCTGAGCAGCATAACCAGGTGTGGATGGACTTGTCCTTGAACTTGAAGGCCATCGTGGCGCAGCAATTGGTGCCGACTCCAGACGGTAAGGGGCGCCGGGCGATTGTTGAGATTCTCATCAACTCGCCGCTGGCCGCAGACTTGATTCGTAAAGGGGAAGTGCACAAGTTGAAAGAGCTGATGACCAAGTCGTCGGAACTGGGCATGCAGACTTTCGATCAGGCGCTATACCGCGCTTACGCTGCGGGAGAGATTACCTACGAAGACGCGTTGTCACACGCGGACTCCGCAAACGATCTGCGTCTGATGATCAAACTGGGCGCGGACAGCAATATTTCCAAGCTGCAAGGCGCCGCCAGCAGTCTGTCTTTGAGCGACGATCAGGATTATTAATCGCTGAAAAGCGCTTTCTTATAAGCGGATATAAAAACGGCGGGATCCCAAGGGAGTCCCGCCGTTTTGCGTTTCAGGGAGCGCTAGTGCGCTTCATCCCAGTTATTGCCGGCGCCGGCTTCCACCAGCAGTGGTACATTCAAGTCGGCGGCGGAAGACATAATCTGTATCAGCTTCTCCTTAACTGCCTCGACGGCGCTTTCCTCTACTTCCAGGATCAATTCATCATGCACCTGCATGATCATCTTCGCCGGCGGCGCATCTTTACCTTCCAACCAGGCGTCCACCGCCAGCATGGCGCGTTTGATGATGTCAGCCGCCGTACCCTGCATAGGGGCGTTGATGGCGGTGCGCTCCGCCGCCTGTTGCAGATTGCGATTGCTGGAGCGAATGTCCGGTAAATACAGGCGGCGTCCGAACAGGGTCTCGACGTATCCCGTGTCCTGAGCTTCCGCGCGAATGCGGTTCATGTAGTTCAATACGCCGGGATAGCGCTCGAAGTATTTGTCGATATAGCTCTGCGCTTCACCGCGCTCAACGTGGATCTGACGGGCCAGGCCGAAGGCGGACATGCCGTAGATCAGACCGAAGTTGATGGCTTTGGCTTTGCGGCGTTGTTCAGAGCTGACTTCGTCGAATGCGACGTTGAAGACTTCAGCAGCCGTCGCCTGATGTACGTCCAGGCCTTCGGAGAATGCTTTTAATAAGCCTTCGTCCCCAGACAGGTGAGCCATGATGCGCAGCTCGATCTGCGAGTAGTCGGCGGAGATCAGTTTGCAGCCCTTGGGAGCGATGAAGGCTTGCCGGATGCGACGGCCCTGCTCATTACGCACGGGGATGTTTTGCAGGTTCGGATCGCTTGACGACAAACGTCCAGTGGCGGCCACCGCCTGCTGGTAGGAGGTATGCACGCGACCGGTGCGTGGGTTAATCATCTCCGGCAGTTTGTCCGTGTAGGTCGACTTCAGCTTGGAAAGCCCACGGTACTCCAGAAGGACGCGAGGCAGTTCATACTTCTCCGCCAATTCCTGTAACACCGGCTCGGCGGTAGAGGGCTGCCCCTTCGGGGTTTTCTTGATAACGTCGAAGCCGAGCTTCTCGTAGAAAATCTCCTGCAACTGCTTGGGCGATCCGAGATTGAACTTCTGCCCGGCTTTTTCATAGGCTTCTTCTTCCAGCTCCAGCATGCGCTCAGCCAACTCCTGGCTGTGGGTGCGCAAACGCTGGCTGTCCACCAAAGCGCCGCGATGCTCCATTCGCATCAACACAGGGACCAGTGGTAGCTCGATATCGCGATATACCTGCTCCAAACGTCCCTCTTCTTTTAGTTTCGGATTCAGGGTGTGATGCAATTGTAGGGTGATATCCGCATCCTCGGCGGCGTAAGGGCCAGCTTGCTCAAGACTGATCTGGTTGAAGGTCAGCTGTTTCGCCCCTTTGCCTGCGATATCTTCAAAGTGAATGGTTTCCCGCCCCAAGTGTTTGGAGGCCAGAGTATCCATATCATGGCGGTTAGCGGTGGAGTTCAGTACGTAGGACTCCAGCATGGTGTCTTCGGCGATACCGTTGAGCTGTACGCCATGATTGGCC contains:
- a CDS encoding dynamin family protein, which encodes MSSGLSYHVEAYHQWKNTLIREIAHYQSWLRTNQLNSDDLELKLQRCAQLLHEDNLTIAFVGEFSRGKTELINALFFAEFGQRMLPSQAGRTTMCPTELFYDRDGGSYLKLLPIETRSEEKSLADYKRSQEHWVYYPLDMTTPESMRESLDQVARTRTVSFEEARRLGFELGSLERDPSHPGMAIIPAWRHALISLENPMLQQGLRILDTPGLNALGSEPELTVSMIPNAHAVIFMLGADTGVTASDMEIWTNHIFTEHSDHRAGRFAVLNKIDVLWDDIQGEEHTNKAIAKVQAKTADQLGLKPEEVLLLSAKQALVGRIKGDEQKLRSSRLDDLEALLTDRILGQKERLITHNVVNDVLGMLQTSQAILQSRYATYQEKLEEYESKGVSADFLRELTDKTQDDYNFYYKKLFTLRSSRRLMKSQAMILNNLVNLEHFESHAKKTRDELINSWTTIGMGRAMAGFFHAIENDISNLNHEARLAQKMVGSIYQRYANDSRSSHLRPAPFTITRQIRELEGLKMRADKFRRNPRTLVSEQTVVVKRFFTVIVSEARRLYEEIHKETDRWPQEALLPILQHTIEQKQLLEHQIRRLKDLAKTAKDTRSQVKRIVSMMEEINQEIQEAEQIQRKLRRPAPQMLTQKVVSLPGMQR
- a CDS encoding DUF167 family protein; the encoded protein is MPDPAASRCVNLQDEQTLILQCHLQPGAKKDEIVGMHGDALKIKISAPPIDGRANQQLIRFLAKVCGVKQQDVHILAGESSRQKRIRVQNLTDVPKLLKPYI
- a CDS encoding YggT family protein, which produces MLQILLEVTYFIGMFYISVVLMRFILQVSRADFYNPISQFVVKATNPLLLPLRKVIPGWRGLDFASLALALLLSILLIILVSLTPMSHILPLLGLIVTKAVLLMIKCVINIYQFAIFIMVIISWVAPGSYHPGAQLVHQITEPLMRPVRKIMPPIGGLDLSPMVVLLLLFVIGRALSIA
- the proC gene encoding pyrroline-5-carboxylate reductase, with the protein product MKEHPQLTFIGAGNMARAILGGLIANGYPASRLAATAPAEHELKEAADAFGIPTSTDNQKFMADCDALILCVKPQVMQAVCEGLANAVQQRRPLIVSIAAGVSCEQIETWLGGDLPVVRCMPNTPAQVHLGASGLYANPRVSEAQRKIADNLFSAVGIVAWTSKQEDIHTVTALSGSGPAYCFMFMEAMEEAAASLGLDPASARTLAIQTMRGAAELATRSDEGPAQLKKRVMSPGGTTEQAIKSFEEQDMKAMVKTAIRKAWERSYELSGERAPE
- a CDS encoding YggS family pyridoxal phosphate-dependent enzyme encodes the protein MFSIADNIKTVSQRIQNATKSAARPADSVTLLAVSKTKPADAIRAAYDAGLRDFGENYLQESQDKIAQLSDLAITWHFIGPLQSNKTRPVAELFQWVHTVDREKIARRLSEQRPEGAPPLNVCIQVNINDESSKSGVSPDEIAPLAEIVSTLPGLRLRGLMCIPDPSQGEEALAATFRELNRHFAALQTRFDSVDTLSMGMSDDMEAAIAAGSTIVRIGSAIFGARN
- a CDS encoding type IV pilus twitching motility protein PilT, with product MDITELLAFSAKQGASDLHLSAGLPPMIRVDGDVRRINLPAMEHKEVHALIYDIMNDKQRKDFEEFLETDFSFEVPGVARFRVNAFNQNRGAGAVFRTIPSKVLTMEDLGMGQVFKDIALKPRGLCLVTGPTGSGKSTTLAAMIDFINDTRYDHILTIEDPIEFVHESKKCLVNQREVHRDTLGFSEALRSALREDPDIILVGEMRDLETIRLALTAAETGHLVFGTLHTTSAAKTIDRVVDVFPAEEKAMVRSMLSESLQAVVSQTLLKKVGGGRVAAHEIMIGTPAIRNLIREDKVAQMYSSIQTGAALGMQTLDQCLHNLISKGLISREAAREKAKMPENF
- a CDS encoding PilT/PilU family type 4a pilus ATPase, translated to MDFDKLLKIMVEKGASDLFITAGVPPSIKVHGRMVPITKSPLSPEQTRETVFSIMSEKQRADFEVAHECNFAISARGIGRFRVSAFYQRNLCGMVLRRIETNIPKLDDLHLPEVIKSLSMTKRGLIIFVGATGTGKSTSLAAMIGHRNRNSKGHIISIEDPIEYIHQHHGCIITQREVGLDTESFEVALKNTLRQAPDVIMIGEVRSADTMEYAVTFAETGHLCLATLHANNANQALDRIINFFPPEQHNQVWMDLSLNLKAIVAQQLVPTPDGKGRRAIVEILINSPLAADLIRKGEVHKLKELMTKSSELGMQTFDQALYRAYAAGEITYEDALSHADSANDLRLMIKLGADSNISKLQGAASSLSLSDDQDY
- the polA gene encoding DNA polymerase I — protein: MSKENRSAPVVLVDGSSYLFRAYHVPNLKELRNSKGQPTGAIRGVVSMLRKLQKDYPESQVVAVFDAKGKNFRHEMYPDYKANRPPMPEDLACQIEPLYDIVRAMGLPLLIIEGVEADDVIGTLAHEATTKGLDAVISTGDKDMAQLVSPHVTLVNTMTETTMDREGVVEKFGVPPELIVDYLALIGDTVDNIPGVNKCGPKTAVKWLGEFGSLTQVMERADEVKGKIGESLRSSLEQLPLSKELATIKTDVELPFTLEEVCPNPVDTEALRTWFTELEFRTWIKDLDASPSAKAATPEASASPAQSEVRDYQVVTEQDQFDQWIKTLTDAKTFSFDTETTSLNYMEAEIVGVSFAVEPGKAAYVPVAHDYMGAPEQLERDKVLAALKPLLEDPAYRKIGQNLKYDAHVLANHGVQLNGIAEDTMLESYVLNSTANRHDMDTLASKHLGRETIHFEDIAGKGAKQLTFNQISLEQAGPYAAEDADITLQLHHTLNPKLKEEGRLEQVYRDIELPLVPVLMRMEHRGALVDSQRLRTHSQELAERMLELEEEAYEKAGQKFNLGSPKQLQEIFYEKLGFDVIKKTPKGQPSTAEPVLQELAEKYELPRVLLEYRGLSKLKSTYTDKLPEMINPRTGRVHTSYQQAVAATGRLSSSDPNLQNIPVRNEQGRRIRQAFIAPKGCKLISADYSQIELRIMAHLSGDEGLLKAFSEGLDVHQATAAEVFNVAFDEVSSEQRRKAKAINFGLIYGMSAFGLARQIHVERGEAQSYIDKYFERYPGVLNYMNRIRAEAQDTGYVETLFGRRLYLPDIRSSNRNLQQAAERTAINAPMQGTAADIIKRAMLAVDAWLEGKDAPPAKMIMQVHDELILEVEESAVEAVKEKLIQIMSSAADLNVPLLVEAGAGNNWDEAH